In a genomic window of Xenopus laevis strain J_2021 chromosome 5S, Xenopus_laevis_v10.1, whole genome shotgun sequence:
- the dnajc5g.S gene encoding dnaJ homolog subfamily C member 5 codes for MADPSRPQRKMSRSGTSLYTVLGLHKGASPDDIKKAYRKLALKYHPDKNPDNPEAAEKFKEINSAHSTLSDENRRKIYDEYGSMGLYVAEQFGDESVKYYFLMSKCWFKALLVCCFFSSCCCCCCCCLFCCGRCKPPEEEDSYKSVNPEDLEAQIQAEDGADTIRVQPSAAPTIHPQAPQQNS; via the exons ATGGCCGACCCCAGCAGACCCCAGAGGAAGATGTCCCGCTCAGGAACCTCCCTGTACACTGTGTTGGGGCTGCACAAAGGGGCCTCCCCGGATGATATAAAGAAAGCTTACAG AAAGCTGGCGCTGAAATATCACCCCGACAAGAACCCGGATAACCCGGAGGCAGCGGAGAAGTTTAAGGAGATAAACAGCGCCCACTCCACTCTGAGTGATGAGAACAGGAGGAAGATCTACGATGAATACGGCTCTATGGGACTCTATGTGGCTGAGCAGTTTGGGGATGAGAGTGTCAAATATTATTTCCTCATGTCCAAGTGTTGGTTCAAG GCGCTGCTGGTCTGTTGCTTCTTCTCCTcctgttgttgttgctgctgttgttgtCTGTTCTGCTGCGGCCGCTGTAAGCCCCCCGAGGAGGAGGATTCCTATAAATCTGTCAATCCCGAAGATCTGGAAGCTCAGATACAAGCAGAAGATG GTGCTGATACTATCCGGGTGCAGCCGTCTGCTGCTCCAACTATTCACCCacaggccccacagcaaaactCCTAA